The Salvia miltiorrhiza cultivar Shanhuang (shh) chromosome 1, IMPLAD_Smil_shh, whole genome shotgun sequence genome has a window encoding:
- the LOC131026264 gene encoding sugar carrier protein C-like, with product MAVGVMSVSGGGGRGKDYPGKLTWRVVVTCLVAASGGLIFGYDIGISGGVTSMAPFLNKFFPRVYRREELNGGGTNQYCKFDDALLTLFTSSLYLAALVASILASFITRKYGRKVSMVLGGAVFCGGAAINGLAANVAMLIVGRILLGIGIGFANQSAPVYLCEMAPAKHRGMLNMLFQLFITMGILAANLINYLTAHMSSGEGWRVSLGLAGVPGLIFVAGSLCLSDTPNSLIERGRSAEGLEQLRKVRGVCCVEEEFNDIVAASEAAQKVEKPWSNLLQRRYRPQLVMVVLIPFFQQFTGMNVIMFYAPVLFKTIGFGSNASLASALISGGVNFCATFVSIFSVDRVGRRTLFLEGGLQMLVCQIIVTVCIALKFGVNGNPGELPTWYAGIVVAAICVYVAAFAWSWGPLGWLVPGEILPLEIRSAGQSVNVSVNMIFTFVIAQCFLKMLCVMKFGLFIFFSFFVLAMTLFIYFFFPETKGIPIEEIASVWNCHPYWKRFVHQHHRKDHDMP from the coding sequence ATGGCGGTAGGGGTTATGAGTGTGAGCGGCGGCGGAGGCAGAGGGAAGGATTATCCGGGAAAACTGACTTGGCGAGTGGTGGTGACATGCTTGGTGGCGGCGAGCGGCGGACTGATATTCGGTTACGACATCGGAATCTCGGGCGGAGTAACGTCGATGGCTCCATTTCTGAACAAGTTCTTCCCACGAGTTTACCGGCGGGAGGAGCTGAACGGCGGCGGCACAAACCAATACTGCAAGTTCGACGACGCCCTACTGACCCTGTTCACGTCGTCGCTGTATCTGGCGGCGCTGGTGGCGTCGATATTGGCCTCTTTCATCACGAGAAAGTACGGGAGAAAGGTGTCGATGGTGTTGGGAGGGGCGGTATTCTGCGGCGGAGCAGCCATCAACGGCTTGGCAGCGAACGTGGCAATGCTGATCGTGGGCAGGATCCTCCTGGGCATTGGCATCGGCTTCGCCAATCAGTCAGCTCCGGTGTACCTCTGCGAGATGGCTCCCGCCAAGCACCGCGGCATGCTCAACATGCTCTTCCAGCTCTTCATCACCATGGGGATCCTCGCCGCCAACTTGATCAACTACCTCACCGCGCATATGAGCAGCGGGGAAGGGTGGCGCGTGAGCCTGGGCTTGGCCGGTGTCCCCGGCCTCATCTTCGTGGCGGGCTCCCTCTGCCTCTCCGACACGCCCAACTCCCTCATCGAGCGCGGCAGGTCCGCCGAGGGCCTCGAGCAGCTGAGGAAGGTCCGCGGCGTGTGCTGCGTGGAGGAGGAGTTCAACGACATCGTGGCGGCGAGCGAGGCCGCCCAGAAGGTGGAGAAGCCCTGGTCCAATCTGCTGCAGCGCAGGTACCGCCCGCAGCTGGTGATGGTGGTGCTCATCCCCTTCTTCCAGCAGTTCACCGGCATGAACGTCATCATGTTCTACGCCCCCGTCCTCTTCAAGACTATCGGCTTCGGCAGCAACGCCTCCCTCGCCTCCGCCCTCATATCCGGCGGCGTCAACTTCTGCGCCACCTTCGTCTCCATCTTCAGCGTCGACAGAGTCGGCAGGAGGACTCTGTTTCTCGAAGGCGGACTTCAGATGCTGGTGTGTCAGATCATCGTCACCGTCTGCATTGCCCTCAAATTCGGAGTCAATGGGAATCCTGGCGAGCTGCCCACCTGGTACGCCGGCATAGTCGTCGCCGCCATATGCGTCTACGTCGCAGCATTCGCCTGGTCCTGGGGCCCGCTCGGCTGGCTGGTTCCCGGCGAGATTCTGCCGCTCGAGATTAGATCGGCCGGCCAGAGTGTCAATGTGTCCGTCAATATGATTTTCACCTTCGTCATCGCCCAATGCTTCCTCAAAATGCTCTGCGTCATGAAATTTGGTCTCTTCATATTCTTCTCCTTCTTCGTCTTGGCCATGACTCTTTTTATCTACTTTTTCTTCCCAGAGACTAAAGGGATTCCCATCGAAGAAATTGCTTCTGTTTGGAACTGTCATCCCTACTGGAAGAGATTCGTCCACCAACACCACCGCAAAGACCATGACATGCCTTGA